A DNA window from Chiroxiphia lanceolata isolate bChiLan1 chromosome 6, bChiLan1.pri, whole genome shotgun sequence contains the following coding sequences:
- the LOC116789078 gene encoding olfactory receptor 4S2-like translates to MENASSVKEFILLGLSENQGLQKIYSVLFLAFYLITVAGNLLIVVTVISSQGLNCPMYFFLCYLSFVDICYSSTTAPKMIAGLLGGSKSISFVGCMAQLFGFHFFGCTEIFLLTVMAYDRYVAICRPLHYAALMSGRTCGLMVLGSWVGAFFHSTLQLLLTICLPFCGPNKINHYFCDVHPLLHLACADTRAVGVAEVINGGLITLSAFAILVSSYVVILVSLKGQTAAGWHKALSTCGSHITAVILFFGPCTFIYIRPSSNLVEDKDMAVFYSIISPMLNPLIYTLRNQEVKSAMRKLWSRKVGSQNAKV, encoded by the coding sequence ATGGAGAATGCCAGCAGCGTGAAGGAATTCATCCTCCTGGGCCTCTCGGAGAACCAAGGGCTGCAGAAAATATATTCGGTGCTCTTTCTGGCTTTCTATCTGATCACTGTGGCAGGAAATCTGCTCATAGTGGTCACTGTCATCAGCAGCCAGGGCCTCAACTGCCCCATGTACTTCTTCCTCTGCTACCTGTCCTTTGTAGACATCTGCTACTCCTCCACCACGGCTCCCAAAATGATTGCCGGCCTGCTGGGGGGGAGTAAAAGCATCTCCTTCGTGGGCTGCATGGCCCAGCTGTTTGGGTTTCACTTCTTTGGCTGCACTGAGATCTTCCTCCTCACGGTTATGGCCTACGACCgctacgttgccatctgcaGGCCCCTCCACTATGCCGCCCTCATGAGCGGCCGCACCTGCGGCCTCATGGTGTTGGGCTCATGGGTCGGGGCCTTCTTCCACTCcaccctgcagctccttctCACCATTTGTCTCCCATTCTGCGGCCCAAACAAAATCAATCACTATTTCTGTGATGTCCACCCCCTGCTCCACCTGGCCTGTGCCGACACCCGTGCCGTGGGCGTCGCCGAGGTCATCAATGGTGGCTTGATAACTCTGAGCGCTTTTGCCATCCTGGTCTCGTCCTATGTTGTCATCCTGGTTTCCCTGAAAGGTCAGACAGCTGCAGGGTGGCACAAGGCCCTCTCCACCTGCGGCTCCCACATCACTGCAGTGATCCTGTTCTTTGGGCCGTGCACGTTCATCTATATCCGCCCCTCCAGCAACCTGGTGGAGGACAAGGACATGGCCGTGTTCTACTCCATCATCTCACCCATGCTGAACCCCCTCATCTACACCCTCAGGAACCAGGAGGTGAAGAGTGCAATGAGAAAGCTGTGGAGCAGAAAAGTGGGAAGCCAAAATGCAAAGGTGTAG